A segment of the Chlorocebus sabaeus isolate Y175 chromosome 15, mChlSab1.0.hap1, whole genome shotgun sequence genome:
ACTTGGAAAAGAGTCCATGCCAATCCCTTGCCCACCCTCCACTTCCTGTCCACTTGCTCTACTACTCTAAGCCTGAAGTTCGAAGGACAATTTCATTAACTTCCCTAAAATACAGCAGACTTTTAAGGAGGAACCATGTCAAAGGGTATACAGTAACCTCTTTGTTCCCTCACCTTCTACCTAAAAGGTTTGTCCTGACTCTAGAAAAGTCTACCATCTGCTACCCCACACATCCCAAGACAGAGAAATAGCTCACAAAAGGGAATTCTAGAGCTATGGCACAATTTACTCCCTGCAAATGAATCTCCCTGACTTAATTATCCATGATATATAACTGACTTCTCTAAGTTCCTTTGTTAGGAAGAAGCCTTTTTTTACAAAATGTGTAAAGCTAATGAAGAATCACTGCTCTACCACTCACTATGTAGTTTTAGCGAAATTACTTAACTATACTAAGCTGGCTTTtccttctgaaaaacaaaaacagaagaaaaaaaaaaaagtagaactaaACTAGCTTTACTGTATCTTCCAATTCCAACATTCTCTAGGCATTCAAGAAATAATACTGTTTTTTTAAACTTAGCACATATATCCTCTATGGAAGTGTAAGAAAGCGTgaaattatttaaatcttttcaTAATGATATATAAAGCTCAAGAATTATAAAAGGTGGCATTTATAGGTATGTGTCATATCTTGGAATTTTAGCCAtttcaattacatttaaaataattattagaacCTGTTCCTGACTCAGACTTCTGCTGACACAGTCAGTTAAGGCATGATTCTTTGATTTATAAATTCTTAATCACCAAAAGATTATCAGCATATAGTGAAATAAGGCTTAGAGTAACTACAGAATCTGTAAGCCaaccaaaaataatttatattgtgttacatttgaaaatgttttcttaagaGTCCAAAGTACTAACTAGCATTTATGATTTATCTTCACGGTGTATCTTCAGGGCTTATCTTATTTTGCTAATGGCAATGCATTAGTGGCATATTCTACGAACTGCAACATGGCATAAGTAGAGTAAGTACTTTGAAATAACCTTCcattaaatataaaagatttgGCTTACAAATTCCATTTTTTCCCAGATTTTTTCTCTTGAGACCAATACAACCTCCACATACTGGGTAGAGATAAAGTTAATTGGCCCTCCCAGAAAGATTCCAGCTAAGTTAAGCAGCCACATTTAAATATACACTCACTACCCCATTACTTAAGACTTCACTGAAGCACAAGGTCTTGATTTTTAGTCTGGTTCCCTCATAGTTCAGTCAGACTCTGTGAGGCAGATGGGAAAGAAACTATTCTTTCCTTTAGTATCTATTGTTGCTTCAATACTAGCAACAAGGGGACTGTGCTGCCAGGTTAGCAGAATCTCATCAGGAAACTACAATCCCAGCAGAAATCAACTCAACTTTATAAATCTGCATATAACAGTACTAATTTGAATAAtactgagtcaaaaaaaaaaaaaaaaaaaaaacacttttcgttcaaaaaaaacacatttgaaaaggaAATCTTCGGCACTACCACGAAATCCATTACAGCTAAATTTCaaaagtgagagagaagaaataaggTACAAACATCAAGGATTTCTTCATATCTTTTGGCTGTTCGTTTTAGATCATCATCTTTCTCGgcaatttttttaagtaactgATTTGTCTCTTCTTGATGGCTTTCTAAAagttcagcctccacctcctgggccttatctaataaataaaaatggacacaGGCAAGAAAACACATTAGTCAAGAGTTAATATTTACATCTCAGTTTCAGTAACAATTCTCATTCCAATTAATTTtgatgatatttaattttatataagcaTTATAAGATGTTTAAAGAGACATCTAACTCAACAGTGATCAAACGTTTCCTTTCCCTGAGCAAAAGTGTCTTTACAAGGTAATTATTTAGCTAATATTTTCCGATTGTTTTACCTGCTCCCCCTCTCCTTAAGGTAAGTCATTGCCAGGCAGGGCAGGTTCCCAATAGAGAACGTTATTGGGCAAAGATTATTTCTTCTCCAGTTTAATGACTTAATGCACTTACCACAAAGTGCAGAAACAATAAGCTTAAATTATAGCCTCTGCTGATGTAATTGTTCCTTCTGGAACTTAAACTTTTACttactgatagtttcttttatgGTCATTTCCAGCTCTTGCTCCTTTTGTGCCAGCTGCGTATTAAACTCCCTCATCAGCTGTTTTAATGTGGAATTGTGCTTCAGTTCAAGATCTTCCTGCTCCTGTCTGAGGAACAAAAATTTACAGTTAACTGTGGCCACACAAAGAACAAGCTGCAAGGAACTACCTGGTCTTCAAAACAGTGCATTGAGTTCACTGtatgaaaacatttttgagagacagagagagtgagtgTGTTGTGTGTCCAGGTACAGAAAACACTTCTGGAAGGACACATCAACTATGATTACCTCTAAGGGAGTGGGCCTAGGGACCacagaatttttgttttccattttaattacttttcaaaACACATCTATGTTATATAATAATACTGCTAATACTAAAAACAATGAAacgaaaagaaaataattacttggATATGTCCCTAATAACCAGAATCTTGTACACAAGAAAAGGTTTTTCTCCCCTAAATGGACATGGAATAACACTGTCACTTGCCCTAAATTGTTTTTACTTCTCCTCATATTTAACATACTGGATTTATGTTTAATACTTTGGGTTGGTGAAACTTacccaaataatttaaaataactgtattaggcacacacatacaaaaaaggaGACTTCATTAAGGACTGCCATAAAAATATTCAAGCTGATATAAAACTTACttgattttctcttccctttcttgttCATATTCTTTCTTTAGTATTTCCAATTCTTGCTGATGTTCCTTTCTCAACATTCGAAGGTCTTTCTGCAGTCTAATAACCTCTTTGCCCAGTTTCTGTTTCTCCTGTTCTGCCCCTGCTAATTTAAACTCCAGGTCATTGTGCTGGGCTTCCATGTTACTAAGCAATTTGGGTTGGACCAAATGTGATTTGGACTTTTCGTCAGTGTTTTCTTCCAAAAGTTCTGTGGGTTTATTTTTTCCATCCATCTGTTGTAAAGCctgtaatttttcatattttgaggTCAACGCTTCCATTTCAACTCTATGTACTTGTTTCTGTCTTACTAAGCAGGAATCCAGCTCTTTTATCTTTTGCTCCAAGATTTGACAGGTTAGTTCCTTCTCCTGGAGGATTTTCTGGACATCGTCAAACACATTTTCCAAGTTTTGCTTTGCCTGTATGTTATTTTTACCTTCTTCTTCCACATGCTGGGATACTATCAAggaatatttcttgtttttttcttcaagttcTTCTTGAAGATGACCTATCATAACTTGATCTTCATGTTGCTTTGCCTCAGCATGTTCTAGCTTTATTAAGAGCTCCTGGTATTTGCACTGCATTTCAGAATGAGAAGAAATGGTCTCTTCTTTTTCCTGCCCTACCCTCGgcaatagcttttctttttcagttaaatttctttgtaaaacactgattttttcttcatgtgtctTCTGTATACAGCCTTGGGAATCTGCTTCTTCTTGTTCAGTACATGCTGCCACATTTTTTGCTGATCTGGGTACAATTAATGTTTCTGATTGTGAACTTTCCACTGACTTAAGTTTTTCTTCCAAGATGTgaacttccctttctctttcctgcaATTTTGTATTTAACTCACTCAAATggctttctgtatcttttttatactgctcttctttctcttccatttgAGATAACAACTGCTTCCTAATGGCAGCAATTTtttgttcagcttttttcttCAACTCTGCTAATTTTGCAGCACTTTCTGACTCAAGCCTATCTTCCAATGCCTTTAACTCCTCCTCTTTGCTTTTCACACTTAAATTCACATgttctaattctttcttcttagtTTCAAGTTCAGCTTTCATGGAATAAACTTGGTTTTCAAGTGTTAAGATTTTTTCTTCAGCTTCTTTAACCCTGTTGTCCTTTTCCTCTCCTAACTCTTGAAAATGTTGAAGTTTCTGAACCAATTCTTTGTGTTCAATATCCTTTTGTTGATTGTAATTTTTAAGAACTTCATTTAAGGACTCTATTTCAATCATTTTCTGGGTAATATGGTCCTCTAATTCCATAATTCTTGCTGTTTGAGTCTTTAACTCTGTTTCTAAACTACactcctttttctccatcttgCTCTTCTTGTCTTCCATTTCACCCCTTAAACAAtcaaatcttttattttgttgatcaaGGTCTTCCTTCAATAAATTTATCTTCTCATCCTTTTCATGAGCTTCCTTTGATTTTAACTCAAGCTGAATCTGCAATTCTTTAATAGTGTTTTGATGCTGTGTAAATCTTGACTGCGCTTTCTTCTTCCATTCTGAGAATTTATTGGACCAGTGATCTACCTGCTCAAGAGCAGAAATTTTCTCTTTACTCAGAGTATCAACTTTTAAAGATAAATCTTGCACCTGATCCAGCaattcatgtttttcttcatcATATTGCTTTCTTAGTGATGAAATGGCTGCTTCTTTTTCGGATAGGCTGATACTATTTTGAAGCTGAACATTCAAATCAGTTAGTTGTTTACTAAGACTGctaatctcaatttttttttctttaagctcttCTTTCATCAATGTGACAGCATTGATGTTTTCAGATAACTCTTTCTTCAACTGTGTTATACAAGACTCCTTTTCAGAAGCAGCCTGTTGCTGATTGCCTCCTTCCTTCTGTAAGGCTTCTTTTTCTGTTACAAGACTTTCAATATCAGCCTTCATGCtcttaatttgattttctttttcttctaactgATAAGTAGCCtgttgaaaagaaatatttagtgCATTCTGTTCCTCTGTCAACTGTCTAAGCTGTGCTTCTAATTCAGAAACTGTGCAAGTTTTAATTAACAGTGCCTCCTTAACTTTAGTTGTATGGTGCTGACAATGAGAAATCCTAGAGAGAATGGCATTAGTTTTACTACTACTAATGTTGATTAGCTCATTTGTTTTAGCTTCTAATAAGGCTTCGGTTTTCTTACAGCAAATATCTAGCTGAATCGCTAGTTCCTCAGACAGTTTTTTAAATTCCAAGCTCTTGTCCTCTAGGCTTTTGTTACTGCTTTCATGTGAAGATTTCAAACTCTGGAATTCTTCATCTGTGGTTTTCAACTTGCTTGTCAACTCAGAAACCTTCTGCTTATCTTCTTCTGCCAGCATCTTCAGTTCAACTAGCTGCTCTTGAAGAAAAGTATTTTCCTTCAGAGAATTATTCAAGTCAACCTCCAGCTTTTCAAGGTGGGCTTTCAGTTTAGTTTCATCTTGTGCAAGAGAATTCACATGGGCAGACTTCTGCTTTAACTGTTCCTGTAATTCATTTAATGTTGTATCCTGTTTAACACCTTCTTCCTTCAGCCATGTTATTTCCTTGTTCATCTCTTCTTTTTCACACCCAAATAGGAGGATCTTCTGTTTCAGTTCTGCTACCTCTTGTTCTTTTTCCTGTAATTGGATTTCATGTATTTCCTGAAGTTCTTCAGCTTGCTGATTAAGTTTCTTTTCCCAGATTGATATGACATCATTGAGTTCTCGTTGATGAACCTCCGTAAGACTTTCTATTTGTTCCTTTTGGTTTGTTTCCAGTCTTGACACTGCATCACTGATTCCAGCTGAGTTAGCCTGTGCCATTTCCAGCATTTTGGcattaaactgtttttctttctgactaAGTTCTAGAACAGTATTTTCAAGCTCTTTCTTAAGTTTGGCTTCCTGATccagtaattttttctttaacgtTTCTTGcatctcctttgctttctgcttaattttttccatctttttttcttggtttttaaatttggttTCATATTCCTCATTCAAAATATGAATACTGTCCTCCTTGGCTGACAATTTCTGTGTGAGtatctcaatttctttcttctgtccttctctcatttgtaaaatcgtattttccttttccaccaagaTTTGCTTTGTCTGTTCCTGTTCTCTGTTACTATCTTCAAGTTTGGACTCATAGACTTGGGTTAAAGATTTTACCTTTTGCTCCATTTCACTATTCTGTTTTTCAAGTTGCTGCATTAAGTCCTGCACCTGGATTTTGTGAGCATCTAACTCAGTacaaacatctttcttttgtgtttcaaCTTCAGCTACCTGTTTGGTAAGAAGAATTCTTTCTGTTTCCAAATCCAACAACTTCTGCTGCAATTGGGCCAACTGTTCCTCATATGCCTTTGTCTGCTCATGTGTGGCACTCTGGTAAGACTGAAAAACATCCAGCTTAGCAGATGCCTGCTGGAGTTCCCCTTCAGACCTTTTAATATCTGCCTCTAAATTTTCTACATGAGTCTGATGCTCTTTCAAATGCTTGTCCTTTTCCTTCAACAGAAGCTCAAGTTGATTAATTTGATCTTTTAATGCCTTCTCAGTCCCCTGGATAGATACCTCGTGTTCTTTAATGATACTGTCAACTTGCTGCTGGTGATGATTTTTCTGTTCATCCATCTTGGCCTCTAATTCCTGCTTCATTTTATCTGTTTGATCTTTCAGAACAGAAAGTTCCTCTTCTAGCTTCTGACGGGCTTTTAATACCTCTGACAGTTCAGAAGATAATGATTCTAGTTCTGTTTGTTTCACATCAAGCTTCTCTAAagtcttttcattcatttcttctatgTGGGCCTGGAAGAGAatctctttgtctttcaacaatgtttctttttcttgttcacaCCTTTCCCtaagtttttccatttctgtctgATATTGTTGCTTTAAGACTTGGAGTTTTTCAGTCCAAAGGGCATCCTGCTGACGCTTAAGGCCTTCCAATTCTGTCTTGTGTTTTTCAACCATGACTGTAATCTCCTTATTGTGCTTATTTTTTTCAGCTTCCAGATGAACAGCCAAATCTTTtgactgtattttgttttcttgtaagcTTTTTTCCAAAGAACTTTCCAATTCAAGAATTCTCTGTTAATTAAAAACAGatgcatttttattaaagtacGTACTTATCTATTAGCAATGATACACAGACATGATGTCTACCACCTACCTGAAGatcaaaatttacataaatagcTTAACATATCATACCAAACACTAGAAAGGACAAAGAATCTGTGCTCAATTACTAAAGGAATCAT
Coding sequences within it:
- the GOLGA4 gene encoding golgin subfamily A member 4 isoform X6, yielding MFKKLKQKISEEQQQLQQALAPGQASSNSSTPTRTRSRTSSFTEQLDEGTPNRENASTHASKSPDSVNGSEPSIPQKLQLRVPSVESLFRSPIKESLFRSSSKESLVRTSSRESLNRLDLDSSTANFDPPSDMDSEAEDLVGNSDSLNKEQLIQRLRRMERSLSSYRGKYSELVTAYQMLQREKKKLQGILSQSQDKSLRRIAELREELQMDQQAKKHLQEEFDASLEEKDQYISVLQTQVSLLKQRLRNGPMNVDVLKPLPQLEPQAEFLTKEENPESDVEPVVEDGTSAKTLETLQQRVKRQENLLKRCKETIQSHKEQCTLLTSEKEALQEQLDERLQELEKIKDLHMAEKTKLITQLRDAKNLIEQLEQDKGMVIAETKRQMHETLEMKEEEIAQLRSRIKQMTTQGEELREQKEKSERAAFEELEKALSTAQKTEEARRKLKAEMDEQIKTIEKTSEEERISLQQELSRVKQEVVDVMKKSSEEQIAKLQKLHEKELARKEQELTKKLQTREREFQEQMKVALEKSQSEYLKISQEKEQQESLALEELELQKKAILTESENKLRDLQQEAETYRTRILELESSLEKSLQENKIQSKDLAVHLEAEKNKHNKEITVMVEKHKTELEGLKRQQDALWTEKLQVLKQQYQTEMEKLRERCEQEKETLLKDKEILFQAHIEEMNEKTLEKLDVKQTELESLSSELSEVLKARQKLEEELSVLKDQTDKMKQELEAKMDEQKNHHQQQVDSIIKEHEVSIQGTEKALKDQINQLELLLKEKDKHLKEHQTHVENLEADIKRSEGELQQASAKLDVFQSYQSATHEQTKAYEEQLAQLQQKLLDLETERILLTKQVAEVETQKKDVCTELDAHKIQVQDLMQQLEKQNSEMEQKVKSLTQVYESKLEDSNREQEQTKQILVEKENTILQMREGQKKEIEILTQKLSAKEDSIHILNEEYETKFKNQEKKMEKIKQKAKEMQETLKKKLLDQEAKLKKELENTVLELSQKEKQFNAKMLEMAQANSAGISDAVSRLETNQKEQIESLTEVHQRELNDVISIWEKKLNQQAEELQEIHEIQLQEKEQEVAELKQKILLFGCEKEEMNKEITWLKEEGVKQDTTLNELQEQLKQKSAHVNSLAQDETKLKAHLEKLEVDLNNSLKENTFLQEQLVELKMLAEEDKQKVSELTSKLKTTDEEFQSLKSSHESSNKSLEDKSLEFKKLSEELAIQLDICCKKTEALLEAKTNELINISSSKTNAILSRISHCQHHTTKVKEALLIKTCTVSELEAQLRQLTEEQNALNISFQQATYQLEEKENQIKSMKADIESLVTEKEALQKEGGNQQQAASEKESCITQLKKELSENINAVTLMKEELKEKKIEISSLSKQLTDLNVQLQNSISLSEKEAAISSLRKQYDEEKHELLDQVQDLSLKVDTLSKEKISALEQVDHWSNKFSEWKKKAQSRFTQHQNTIKELQIQLELKSKEAHEKDEKINLLKEDLDQQNKRFDCLRGEMEDKKSKMEKKECSLETELKTQTARIMELEDHITQKMIEIESLNEVLKNYNQQKDIEHKELVQKLQHFQELGEEKDNRVKEAEEKILTLENQVYSMKAELETKKKELEHVNLSVKSKEEELKALEDRLESESAAKLAELKKKAEQKIAAIRKQLLSQMEEKEEQYKKDTESHLSELNTKLQEREREVHILEEKLKSVESSQSETLIVPRSAKNVAACTEQEEADSQGCIQKTHEEKISVLQRNLTEKEKLLPRVGQEKEETISSHSEMQCKYQELLIKLEHAEAKQHEDQVMIGHLQEELEEKNKKYSLIVSQHVEEEGKNNIQAKQNLENVFDDVQKILQEKELTCQILEQKIKELDSCLVRQKQVHRVEMEALTSKYEKLQALQQMDGKNKPTELLEENTDEKSKSHLVQPKLLSNMEAQHNDLEFKLAGAEQEKQKLGKEVIRLQKDLRMLRKEHQQELEILKKEYEQEREEKIKQEQEDLELKHNSTLKQLMREFNTQLAQKEQELEMTIKETINKAQEVEAELLESHQEETNQLLKKIAEKDDDLKRTAKRYEEILDAREEEMTTKVMELQTQLEELQKKYQQKLEQEENPGNDNVTITELQTQLAQKTTLISDSKLKEQEFREQIHNLEDRLKKYEKNVYATTVGTPYKGGNLYHTDVSLFGEPTEFEYLRKVLFEYMMGRETKTMAKVITTVLKFPDDQTQKILEREDARLMFTSPRSGIF
- the GOLGA4 gene encoding golgin subfamily A member 4 isoform X5 produces the protein MFKKLKQKISEEQQQLQQALAPGQASSNSSTPTRTRSRTSSFTEQLDEGTPNRENASTHASKSPDSVNGSEPSIPQSGDTQSFAQKLQLRVPSVESLFRSPIKESLFRSSSKESLVRTSSRESLNRLDLDSSTANFDPPSDMDSEAEDLVGNSDSLNKEQLIQRLRRMERSLSSYRGKYSELVTAYQMLQREKKKLQGILSQSQDKSLRRIAELREELQMDQQAKKHLQEEFDASLEEKDQYISVLQTQVSLLKQRLRNGPMNVDVLKPLPQLEPQAEFLTKEENPESDVEPVVEDGTSAKTLETLQQRVKRQENLLKRCKETIQSHKEQCTLLTSEKEALQEQLDERLQELEKIKDLHMAEKTKLITQLRDAKNLIEQLEQDKGMVIAETKRQMHETLEMKEEEIAQLRSRIKQMTTQGEELREQKEKSERAAFEELEKALSTAQKTEEARRKLKAEMDEQIKTIEKTSEEERISLQQELSRVKQEVVDVMKKSSEEQIAKLQKLHEKELARKEQELTKKLQTREREFQEQMKVALEKSQSEYLKISQEKEQQESLALEELELQKKAILTESENKLRDLQQEAETYRTRILELESSLEKSLQENKIQSKDLAVHLEAEKNKHNKEITVMVEKHKTELEGLKRQQDALWTEKLQVLKQQYQTEMEKLRERCEQEKETLLKDKEILFQAHIEEMNEKTLEKLDVKQTELESLSSELSEVLKARQKLEEELSVLKDQTDKMKQELEAKMDEQKNHHQQQVDSIIKEHEVSIQGTEKALKDQINQLELLLKEKDKHLKEHQTHVENLEADIKRSEGELQQASAKLDVFQSYQSATHEQTKAYEEQLAQLQQKLLDLETERILLTKQVAEVETQKKDVCTELDAHKIQVQDLMQQLEKQNSEMEQKVKSLTQVYESKLEDSNREQEQTKQILVEKENTILQMREGQKKEIEILTQKLSAKEDSIHILNEEYETKFKNQEKKMEKIKQKAKEMQETLKKKLLDQEAKLKKELENTVLELSQKEKQFNAKMLEMAQANSAGISDAVSRLETNQKEQIESLTEVHQRELNDVISIWEKKLNQQAEELQEIHEIQLQEKEQEVAELKQKILLFGCEKEEMNKEITWLKEEGVKQDTTLNELQEQLKQKSAHVNSLAQDETKLKAHLEKLEVDLNNSLKENTFLQEQLVELKMLAEEDKQKVSELTSKLKTTDEEFQSLKSSHESSNKSLEDKSLEFKKLSEELAIQLDICCKKTEALLEAKTNELINISSSKTNAILSRISHCQHHTTKVKEALLIKTCTVSELEAQLRQLTEEQNALNISFQQATYQLEEKENQIKSMKADIESLVTEKEALQKEGGNQQQAASEKESCITQLKKELSENINAVTLMKEELKEKKIEISSLSKQLTDLNVQLQNSISLSEKEAAISSLRKQYDEEKHELLDQVQDLSLKVDTLSKEKISALEQVDHWSNKFSEWKKKAQSRFTQHQNTIKELQIQLELKSKEAHEKDEKINLLKEDLDQQNKRFDCLRGEMEDKKSKMEKKECSLETELKTQTARIMELEDHITQKMIEIESLNEVLKNYNQQKDIEHKELVQKLQHFQELGEEKDNRVKEAEEKILTLENQVYSMKAELETKKKELEHVNLSVKSKEEELKALEDRLESESAAKLAELKKKAEQKIAAIRKQLLSQMEEKEEQYKKDTESHLSELNTKLQEREREVHILEEKLKSVESSQSETLIVPRSAKNVAACTEQEEADSQGCIQKTHEEKISVLQRNLTEKEKLLPRVGQEKEETISSHSEMQCKYQELLIKLEHAEAKQHEDQVMIGHLQEELEEKNKKYSLIVSQHVEEEGKNNIQAKQNLENVFDDVQKILQEKELTCQILEQKIKELDSCLVRQKQVHRVEMEALTSKYEKLQALQQMDGKNKPTELLEENTDEKSKSHLVQPKLLSNMEAQHNDLEFKLAGAEQEKQKLGKEVIRLQKDLRMLRKEHQQELEILKKEYEQEREEKIKQEQEDLELKHNSTLKQLMREFNTQLAQKEQELEMTIKETINKAQEVEAELLESHQEETNQLLKKIAEKDDDLKRTAKRYEEILDAREEEMTTKVMELQTQLEELQKKYQQKLEQEENPGNDNVTITELQTQLAQKTTLISDSKLKEQEFREQIHNLEDRLKKYEKNVYATTVGTPYKGGNLYHTDVSLFGEPTEFEYLRKVLFEYMMGRETKTMAKVITTVLKFPDDQTQKILEREDARLMSWLRSSS
- the GOLGA4 gene encoding golgin subfamily A member 4 isoform X4; amino-acid sequence: MFKKLKQKISEEQQQLQQALAPGQASSNSSTPTRTRSRTSSFTEQLDEGTPNRENASTHASKSPDSVNGSEPSIPQSGDTQSFAQKLQLRVPSVESLFRSPIKESLFRSSSKESLVRTSSRESLNRLDLDSSTANFDPPSDMDSEAEDLVGNSDSLNKEQLIQRLRRMERSLSSYRGKYSELVTAYQMLQREKKKLQGILSQSQDKSLRRIAELREELQMDQQAKKHLQEEFDASLEEKDQYISVLQTQVSLLKQRLRNGPMNVDVLKPLPQLEPQAEFLTKEENPESDVEPVVEDGTSAKTLETLQQRVKRQENLLKRCKETIQSHKEQCTLLTSEKEALQEQLDERLQELEKIKDLHMAEKTKLITQLRDAKNLIEQLEQDKGMVIAETKRQMHETLEMKEEEIAQLRSRIKQMTTQGEELREQKEKSERAAFEELEKALSTAQKTEEARRKLKAEMDEQIKTIEKTSEEERISLQQELSRVKQEVVDVMKKSSEEQIAKLQKLHEKELARKEQELTKKLQTREREFQEQMKVALEKSQSEYLKISQEKEQQESLALEELELQKKAILTESENKLRDLQQEAETYRTRILELESSLEKSLQENKIQSKDLAVHLEAEKNKHNKEITVMVEKHKTELEGLKRQQDALWTEKLQVLKQQYQTEMEKLRERCEQEKETLLKDKEILFQAHIEEMNEKTLEKLDVKQTELESLSSELSEVLKARQKLEEELSVLKDQTDKMKQELEAKMDEQKNHHQQQVDSIIKEHEVSIQGTEKALKDQINQLELLLKEKDKHLKEHQTHVENLEADIKRSEGELQQASAKLDVFQSYQSATHEQTKAYEEQLAQLQQKLLDLETERILLTKQVAEVETQKKDVCTELDAHKIQVQDLMQQLEKQNSEMEQKVKSLTQVYESKLEDSNREQEQTKQILVEKENTILQMREGQKKEIEILTQKLSAKEDSIHILNEEYETKFKNQEKKMEKIKQKAKEMQETLKKKLLDQEAKLKKELENTVLELSQKEKQFNAKMLEMAQANSAGISDAVSRLETNQKEQIESLTEVHQRELNDVISIWEKKLNQQAEELQEIHEIQLQEKEQEVAELKQKILLFGCEKEEMNKEITWLKEEGVKQDTTLNELQEQLKQKSAHVNSLAQDETKLKAHLEKLEVDLNNSLKENTFLQEQLVELKMLAEEDKQKVSELTSKLKTTDEEFQSLKSSHESSNKSLEDKSLEFKKLSEELAIQLDICCKKTEALLEAKTNELINISSSKTNAILSRISHCQHHTTKVKEALLIKTCTVSELEAQLRQLTEEQNALNISFQQATYQLEEKENQIKSMKADIESLVTEKEALQKEGGNQQQAASEKESCITQLKKELSENINAVTLMKEELKEKKIEISSLSKQLTDLNVQLQNSISLSEKEAAISSLRKQYDEEKHELLDQVQDLSLKVDTLSKEKISALEQVDHWSNKFSEWKKKAQSRFTQHQNTIKELQIQLELKSKEAHEKDEKINLLKEDLDQQNKRFDCLRGEMEDKKSKMEKKECSLETELKTQTARIMELEDHITQKMIEIESLNEVLKNYNQQKDIEHKELVQKLQHFQELGEEKDNRVKEAEEKILTLENQVYSMKAELETKKKELEHVNLSVKSKEEELKALEDRLESESAAKLAELKKKAEQKIAAIRKQLLSQMEEKEEQYKKDTESHLSELNTKLQEREREVHILEEKLKSVESSQSETLIVPRSAKNVAACTEQEEADSQGCIQKTHEEKISVLQRNLTEKEKLLPRVGQEKEETISSHSEMQCKYQELLIKLEHAEAKQHEDQVMIGHLQEELEEKNKKYSLIVSQHVEEEGKNNIQAKQNLENVFDDVQKILQEKELTCQILEQKIKELDSCLVRQKQVHRVEMEALTSKYEKLQALQQMDGKNKPTELLEENTDEKSKSHLVQPKLLSNMEAQHNDLEFKLAGAEQEKQKLGKEVIRLQKDLRMLRKEHQQELEILKKEYEQEREEKIKQEQEDLELKHNSTLKQLMREFNTQLAQKEQELEMTIKETINKAQEVEAELLESHQEETNQLLKKIAEKDDDLKRTAKRYEEILDAREEEMTTKVMELQTQLEELQKKYQQKLEQEENPGNDNVTITELQTQLAQKTTLISDSKLKEQEFREQIHNLEDRLKKYEKNVYATTVGTPYKGGNLYHTDVSLFGEPTEFEYLRKVLFEYMMGRETKTMAKVITTVLKFPDDQTQKILEREDARLMFTSPRSGIF